A window of Amaranthus tricolor cultivar Red isolate AtriRed21 chromosome 8, ASM2621246v1, whole genome shotgun sequence genomic DNA:
catacatatatacatatatatatatatatatatatatatatatatatatatatatatatatatatatacatatatacatatatatatatatatatatatatatatatatatatatatatatatatatatatatatatatatatatatatatatatacatacatacatatatatatatatatatatatacatatatatatatatatatgtatatatatatatatatacatatatatatatatatgtatatatatatatatatacatatatatatatatatatatatatatatatatatacatatatatatatatatatatatatatatatatatatatatatatatatatatatacatacatatatatatatatatatatatatatatatatatatatatatatatatatatatatacatatatatatatatatatatatatatatatatatatgtatgtgtatatatatatatatatatatatatatatatatatatatatatatatatatatatatatatatatatatatatatatatatatatatatatatatatatatatatgtatgtatgtgtatatatatatatatatatatatatatatatatatatatatatatatttgtacgATAGGACTTGAGTTAGGCCAAGTGCttgaatggaaaaaaaaaacgctGTTAAAGACAATATTTTCCACTTTTAGTAATTTTTACCTTTTATTGATCAAAACCCATTTTTCAGCCTATTAAgctataaaaatactatacttGCCAACGTTTTTACctaaaaacttattttctcAAAGAGTTTAAGGTGACACTCCTTTCGCTAAATacgttaaaacttaaaaaaaaatttcataaaagcGAACGAAcaactaacaaattaaaagtctAATTTAAAAGGTCACATGCTCATAAATATGTAAGAGTTATCTTTCTCGTACTTACTTTATTCTTATATGCTTGCTTTTGTAAAgatcttaaaatttttaagttaaaatggataaaaaaaaaattaaaatatatggattACTACATGATTAAAGTAAAAGTAgattataaaataatactcccttcatTTCTTAAAGTTATTCACATTAGCGAGTTTGGTTTGTTTCATTTGTTATTCCCATAAAACgcctttttatttatatcacaaattctagataaaattaacattttttattgtttttaatattttattaatgctaGGTCCCCAAATATTTATcacaaactttattttaatatttttttatattgattatGGTCTCAACATATTTCCcacaaattttataaaatacatatttttaaaaGCTTTGGTCTCAGACTTGCGAAGTTAGTTTCAACCTCACTCAGTCCTATCCGTTGCAGAAACTTCTCTTATTTTTTGTTGAGTCGAAAGACTCTTAGGTTGTGCTCTCCCCAAACCTTGATCATACTTCTCTATGAACTGGATACATTAGATATGCTAATAAAGATGTTAATTCTCAACTTTTTctctattaaattttattattctacAAAATAATCTATCTATcatctaaaaattaatatatttttcttacatTGGGCGAATACTTTTTGTTGAAATAAACTTCTGTAAGAATAAGAGGAGTATTTCattatttgaataataaattgtAGTTGTCTACAATAAATATTCACACTGTACTATGTTAAATCCCCAATGATACCCCTCTccttatcatctatatattgcCAAGACAATAAGCTTGCATTTCACCTGCCTACTCAATTACTAAAATCTCATTGAgccttttttatttatatcaaagTAAAGAGGTATATAAACCACACCCTCCTTCTCCATCCTTTTCTATGCTTTTTGAGTATGTTACGTAATCCATTCTTTATTAAGTTATCATTATAAAcgtgtaatttaaaaaaaaaaaaaaaaacaaactattttcttgtttttattagAGAACGCAAGCCGGCACAAGACGgctttttatatatatgttgctgaaatgaaataatattatttgccattatttcactttttatttttaaatgcttTGGATTATGAATAATCCTCGCGTTTTATGATTGGATGAATCTCAAATTGAATTATTGAGCAACTATATATActactctatatatatatgtcatcGTAATTACTCAGGGCCGGCCCTATGGAGGGCAAGCTGGACTTATGCTAAGGGTCCACTTTCATAAATTAGAAAACCTTCCAAACCTTAATGTCCGATTCCAACAATcagttagtctcttgagagaccgtctctttaagagacggatctcaagcccagcccattaaaaattaatacatacttaccgtattcttaatgtctatttacattatctttaatgcaaATCACAATTTACTGGGATTGGAAAACCAAGTGCTCGACTCGCCAATGGTAACCATATAGcttatttgttattttcctacaaaaatactaaaataaaattttactttaattttaatcttaattaatATTCTTACTTCATGGTTATATCAAATTAAAACCTAATAATCACAACTTACTTgaactaattttaaatttatgaatttatcatgttattaatgttgatttattaatttactaatgttagtaatttttaattttaatgttgtGTTAGATTATTGAGTTATGTaagaaattttgatttagtaATTTTCTTGAATAAAACTTTTGTGAGTATAAAAAGGCAAGTTCATCCGtagtatttaattatatttcttaAATTACTCAAAATTGTTAATataatgtctaaaaaaaatttatcttgaAGAGAAAAATGGACAAAAGGACAAAGAAAAcaagaaatttataaaaatatatttttttgtgttgtgCAATAGTTGGGGCGCATAAAATATATTTCGCCCCGAGCTCCTAAAATCTCATGACCGGTCCTGTAAATACTGAATATAGTGCACTTTTACTAAGGTATAGGAGTTTTTAATTCATTTagctatatttttataatgagcATTAGTATAAGAAATGAAATCATATTTTTTCTTCTAATCTAATATCAGGCTATCAGCTAGTATATAGAAGTCTATTACTGATCTTTCTGTGcttgtaaaaaaataatgttagtCTGCAACACAAATAATGTATCCGCTAGCTAAGGCAAAAGATAAGGATCCTGAGCTAGCTAATTCACTATAAAATACTCCTAGCTGGTAATTTATATGGagtattattcatttatttttcatattactgtatatttaaaaacaaattatcaATAGTTCCCTTtagttttggcactttattaatggtatctttaagttttttttttaattatcaataGTATTCTCATATTATTGAGCATTTCACAACTCTAacgttttttaacttttttccgTCAAAAATCTTCTAAACccgttaatttttttcttttctttttatttttcaatttaaaacataaaaaaaaagttaatggttttggatggaaaaagttaataaaaggTTACAGTGGTAATAATATaaggataccattgataatagaAAAAAACTTTGGGATATCATTAATAAAGTGCTAAAACTCAGGGGTAACActgataattttcaaaaaaaaaaaaaaattataaaaagttgaaaatgtGCGCAGGTTATCTTCACCTAGCTAAATAATCAGGAAAATGTCGAACCCAATCTATGTAACTGCTGCTTTCAGATCAGGACACAAAAATCAAGCTTACATATTTATGAAGAAGGAATATCTGATTGAAGAAGTAAATCCAGGTACTTGTGATGACAAAATACTTTACGGACCAGCGAAAGTTAATGAATATTCTGCATCTCTTAAGGGCACAGTTTTTGGAGATAAGGGAATCGATTGTGCTTTCCCATCTCAAGAAAAAGGAGTTGCATTCATCTTCAGTGGCCACCTTTGTGCCAAATGGTCCTACGGTTTAGAAACTGCAGAAAATAAGCTCCTGGTTGGGCCTTCCCCAATTGAAGAGGTATTCCCTTATTTGAAGGGTACTGTTTTTGTAAATGGGTTGGATGCTGCTTTTGAGACATCACGCCCTTATGAAGTTTACCTGTTTAAGGGAGATAAATATGTTCGTATCAACTATGAGGGTGCTGGAAAAGTGTTGAACACCAGCCGTCTTTAAGAGGGACTATCTTTGAAAATGGATTTGACGCTGCTTTTTCTTTGGATCACGATACTTATCCGAATTCAGTGTATTTGTTTAAAGGAGATACCTATGCTCGTGTCACATACACACCTGGTACGACAGTTAATGAGAAGCTCGACAACTTGGCAAAAATTACGACCTACTGGAAGGGTTTAGGAAGCGTCTTGCCTCGTTTTGAATGAATATTATATATGCTCGTTTTGTTAAATTAATGTCTGACTatgttttcattattattgttgttgattttacattactactattatttaatTCGTACTATGTCGTTTATGTTGTCTGAAATCATCCTAGGATGAATTAAGGTCTTGATCGAGGGTATTACCTGCAACAATATATGTGTTGTCCCATAAGTTCAGGCTCGTTGCCTTGGCTTTATTTGCATTATGTTTTCATGTTCTtgtatttcaatattatcaaataaatatttgtcTTCGTTCTACGGAATAATATCTCCGCTTCTGCCTTTTCTTTAacgttaaatattttattttttatttcttttaaagaACACGTGGAGGACATTGTACATGGGCAGCAAAGGATGTTATAATGACAATTAGCCTTCATTAATGATGAGATAATTCGATCGATACAAGGTGACGTGACTTGTGCATGTTGTTTGTGAATGACATTATTTTGGTATATGAAATTAACCAGGGATGCGGAATAACTGAAGTTAGAATGATGGAGATAGTAGTTCACAAGGTTTCAGGATCGTGATTCTACTTTGAATTCGAAGCGGCTCACAGAATCGAATCACAGATAAACCAATCCTACAAACTTTGCTAAAATAAGATTTGTACGTAgctataattattgttttgacatttttaatctaaaaaacacttaaacaaaccAAATGCTTATAATTGGAGATTATAATGTATATTCAAATGTCAAAGTAGTtatttcattttcatcgttGTTTAACCACTACTGAAATTTGAAGCAAACAAGCAATAAAGTTTTTATTTAGTGGTTACATAGATTATACATATGACTTACAATTTAAagtacaaatttttattttacatcaattaaaaagtaCATTTTGCTAAGAAATCTAAATACTTCAAAATtgcaaaatttaatcaatttttatcACAGTGACTGTTAAGCTATGAAATTTCAAATTgactaataatattaaaaaaactataaCTGCAAAACAACTTATTGGAGTTTTGGTGTGACTTTGAATACACCAATGGAGTATGATGAGGTTGGTAGTGTGtggatgtgtgtatgtgtgtgtatgatgATGTGGGAGTCATTATAGACTCTCTGAGGAGCCGCTTGACCCACATTGTGGCATACTTGACCGAGCAGTTAGCTCGACCAGATCAGTGAACATTCTGATCTGTTGCTCGACTGGAATACAAACTGCTCGACCAAGGCCatttcgctcgaccggtcgagcgagggTCCAGAATGCACTCTGTTTTCTTGCGCGATAAGTTTTACGGGAATGTTTTGTTGTGGGTCTTTACCTAATCATTGGTATACGACTACTACTATAAATAGGAGTCTCATACACTCACTCCAATGTTGATTCAAACCCTAGCTAAACACAAATCCATCTTCTTTATCTTCTCCAAGTGTAATACTTCATTGTAAGAGTTTTTGAGAACTCCATTGTTTCTTCACATAATCAAGCAAGCTAACTACCACCGAGGACATAGCCCACATTGGGATGAACCTCGTTAATCTTGTGTCTTTGattttgctttctttcttattgtttttcattgcttattattgaagtgttgtttacTTGCATTGAACACCCTTGCCATTGGTCTTGGTTGTATTATAAGGATAAAGATTGAAACTTTAGACCTTATTGTGTTCGTTttatcaattggtatcagagatTAAGGCTTTTGTTGGTGTTTGGGAGTGTTCAAGAGTGTAAAACTTGTAGAAACATGTCTTTAATAGCtggatattgagaagtttgataggagtgtaAACTTTGGCATGTGGCAAGTCAAGATGAAAGAAATATTGATACAAAATGGGGTGCGCAAGGCTCTTGAAGGTGAAGACAAGAAACTCATTGGAGTAAGTGATGCAAAATGGGAAGAAATGGATGCTAAGGCTCTATCGGCTATCCAACTATGTCTCTCAAATGATGTTTTGAGAAAAGTTGTGAAGGAGACTACCTTTAAAGGGATATAGGAGAAGTTGGAGTCTCTTTTTATGGAAAGAGCGTGATCAACCGGCTACTCTTGAAGAGTATACTCTACGATCTTCgattggaggaaggtaaaccccTTAAACCCTATCTTGAtgaattttattccattgtCATGGACTAgcaaaatattgatgttaaACTTGATAATGAGGATTTGGTCATTTAATTGTTGTGTTCATTACCACCTTCTGACAAGCACTTTAAGGAGAACTTACTCTATGCTAGAGacaatttgagtagtgatgatgttaaAAATGCCTTGACCCAAAGGGACTTGATAGTAGGGATGacaattcagtccgaatccgaCCCTAGTTCGACTCGATCCGAAgaaaataatccgattcgagtccgaggaaaaggttatccgactccaactccgacttcacgatttgaatccgagttagagacggaccagagttggaccttattaaaaatccgacactccgacccGACTTCGACCCTGAAGAAAAtctgactttgaatttgacttttaacccaatattttgtttcctttaaactctagacgtgactaatttaagctctctctcatactaattgtaattttcaattttgaaaaactaattggtatttttatttaggtcaatcaatcaaaatacgacaaatcagatcaagagaaataaaatacgccaaatcaaaatgcgagaaaattttgttaaattgtagtattaggaatatttctcaagttaaacttgaattcaaagtacatatttttttgttaaattgtatttgaaaaatatattttcttaacttcgtatgctttaaatcattagtacaatatcacaatgataaagtttgataataatccgactccgtaTCCGACTCTGTATCCGACTCTGTTGGAGGTTCGAGAATCCTagtcggggcaaacttggagtatgcataatccgactccgagtggaggtggactgaaaagaaaagttcgactaaaatccggagcaaagtcggagtatATATAATTcgagccgagtccgacccattgccatccctacttgtagagctgttcaaaacaaacccgacccgaaatcgaaaattatccgacccgaaaaatataagttttttaggtttaccgaaccgcaattacccgaaccgatacttcactcgaaccgtttgataaccgaaaagggcaaaatcgaactcgaactgcaaccgaattttataaccgacatataaaccttaaccgataccctctgaacagtgatcgacccgagtcaaatccgacccgaattatgcacgtaaccgaatgtaacctgactagaaccgattaagatcgaactgtttttaacctaaactgatacaaacccgatcgattattaatcgaactatttttaacccgaactgatataAACCCGAACCAATtctaaatcgaactgttataaatctgaatcaaattttcacctaattttagcaaattaagttcaatttcagttttctaataatacggaaaaaggaagaacacaagttctatacaaaagagattgcatacagaatatatatatatatatatatatatatatatatatatatatatatatatatatatatatatatatatatatatatatatatatatatatatatatatatatatatatatatatatatatatatatatatatatatatatatatatatatatatatatataactaattgaaataaattgatctgcctgactgctatatctgataaaacaatcggtaattattttttgtaagtaaatgagcatacatcaattaaaaacctgactattaacttatttcgatattgaccagatcaatagttatccgtaaccgataactactcgaaaaataaagctcgaacccaatctgtacccgaaaaaaccgaaccaattagtaatcgatgacatgccgagaccgattgacactcgacacgaacttcaaccggcACCGAACTGAtcctaacccgatagcttgaataaccgatctctaaccgaaccgtgactaaccgactcgacccgagtgtgacccgttgtaacacacagctgaaaaataaccgatccgaaatgcaatcgaaccgaataacacccgtccgaaaccgacccgatcaaccgaatgaacacctctacctaCTTGATGGATACACAATTGTCAAGTAAGTCATCTAGTACCTCAAATGATGGTTTGTATGTGAGGGGTAGAGCCAATGACAAGGGTTCTACTTATGGTAGTGGTAGCAAGggtaaaagtagctcaaagtctAGAAGTTCAAACAAGAACAAAACTTGCAAGTATTGCAAGCTCAAGGGTCACATCAAGAAAAATTGTTGGAAgtggaaaaagaagcattccaATGATGAGGAGAGGTTTAAGGAGGGCTCTAGTAGTGCCGAGGCTAGCTATGCGAATGATAGCGATGATGGTGGTGTTTTGGTTGCCACACATGAGTATAAGGGTGAGgatgaatggattcttgattcctGGTTCTTTCCATATGACACCCAACAAGGAACTATTCACTACCTATGAAAAGGTAGATGAAGGGAATGTCACTATGGGAAATAATGCAACTTCCAAGATTGTCGGTGTTAGGagtattcaaataaaaatgtttGATGGTATGGTGAGAACTTTGTCCGATGTTAGGCATGTTCCCGGGTTGAAGAAGAACTTGATTTCATTGAGTACTTTAGACAAGTATGGTTGTAAGATTGCTTGTCAAGGTGGAATGTTGAAGGTCATAAGCGGGTCACTAATTGTGATCAAGGGGAAAATGAACGGGAGTTTGTATACTCTAGAGGGTTCTGCGATCTCCGGCTCCGTGAATGTCTCCACAAGTATCATGTCCGATGAAGAGACCAAATTGTGGCACTTGAAGTTAGGTCATATGAGTGAGAGTGGTATGCATGAGTTGAGCAAGCAAGGATCGTTGGAGGAAAGAAACTCGGAAATCTTGGCTTTTGCGAACATTGTGTGTATGGGAAGCATATAAGAGAGTGAGTTTCAAACCAGCTATCGACAACACCAAAGGAATCCTTGATTATATTCATTCCGACCTTTGGGGGCCTCACTTGGTGGGTGCAACTACTTGCTTACTTTTATTGATGACTACTTAAGGAAGGTTTGATGCCATTTCATCAAGCACAAAGATGATGTATTTGATGTCTTCATTGACTAGAAGACCATGATTGAGAAGAAAACCGGGAAGACATCAAGACATTGAGAACGGACAATGGTCTTGAGTTTGTTGATAAGAAGTTTCTTCAATATTGCACCAAGGAAGGTATAGTGAGGCATAGAACATGTGTTGGAAGGCTTAACAAAATGGTATAGCCGAAAGGATGAACAAGACATTGTTGGAAAGGGCTAGGAGTATGATCGCACAAGCTAAGTTGAGCAAGAAGTTTTTGGCTGAAGCCGATTCTACGGCATGGTACTTAGTGAACCGATCTTCACACACCTCATTGAACTTCAAGTACCCACAGGAGGTATGGTAGAATTTACCGGTTGATTATTCTAATCTTAGAGTATTTGGTTGTCCTGCCTATATTCATGTAAGAGAGGGAAAACTTGAACCTGGAGCTAGAAAATGTATTTTCATGGGCTATGGTTTGAGTGTAAAGGGATACAGGATGTGGTGTGAGAAGACTAAAATGATCATTACTTCTAGGGATGTAGTGTTTGATGAGAGTGCATTGGTTACTTCTATTGTGAATAGCACTCTTACTAACAATGCAGGTACATCCGATGACACCCAAGAGAAGGTGGAGCCTACCAATATTGATGAAACTGATGATGATGCTCGACATGGAAAAGAAATCTTTTTTCCCACTCAAAGAGCAAAGAGGAAAATTATACCCCAAAGAAGGTACATAGAAGAGTGTGACTATGTGGCTTATGCTCTCACTATTGCTAGTGACGTGGAGAgtgtaatgccccgaattttctctatggcataattttcattttattcctctttctagttacttttctttaggtctagtctttaatttaaaataatttattatgatattatttgtgacttattataactatctcttttatactttattatgtgatttaaaatgtgcgtaagttattattattattattattattattattattattattattattattattattattattatttttattaatattaatattattattattattattattattattattattattattattattattattattattattatttttattaatattaatattaatattaataataataataatattattattattattattattattattattattattattattattattattattattattattattattgttattattattattattattattattattattattattattattattattactactattattattattattattattattattgttgttgttgttgttgagttaatatattattttaattaaatttatttatactcttatatgtcctaggttatttattttggaccaacttgtggtaacaagttgtaaattaggatgactaaatatttttttatacattattatcatgataggtttgtaaaattagtgtttaattaggttaattgattctaattcatgcttaattattttgta
This region includes:
- the LOC130820570 gene encoding albumin-2-like, encoding MSNPIYVTAAFRSGHKNQAYIFMKKEYLIEEVNPGTCDDKILYGPAKVNEYSASLKGTVFGDKGIDCAFPSQEKGVAFIFSGHLCAKWSYGLETAENKLLVGPSPIEEVFPYLKGTVFVNGLDAAFETSRPYEVYLFKGDKYVRINYEGAGKVLNTSRL